The Deinococcus carri genome contains a region encoding:
- a CDS encoding response regulator transcription factor produces MHDADAPDADTPETQTRPITLLLVDDHPVVRKGTRELLEGEADLRVVGEAESGEEAIRQARSLTPDVILMDVSMPGMNGIEATRAIKAERPGVGVLVLTSYDDDAYVFALLEAGAAGYLLKNASEDDLLGAVRAVAAGESALHPSVARKVLERFSTHQTPTPPEDALSPRELEVLRVAATGRTNKEIARDLDISPRTVQVHLANIFSKLGVGSRTEAVLYGIKRGWIDPKSL; encoded by the coding sequence ATGCACGACGCCGACGCCCCCGATGCCGATACCCCCGAGACCCAGACGCGGCCCATCACCCTGCTGCTGGTCGACGATCATCCGGTGGTCCGCAAGGGCACCCGCGAACTGCTCGAGGGCGAGGCCGACCTGCGGGTGGTCGGGGAGGCCGAGAGCGGCGAGGAGGCGATCCGGCAGGCCCGGTCGCTGACCCCCGACGTGATCCTGATGGACGTGTCGATGCCCGGCATGAACGGCATCGAGGCGACCCGCGCCATCAAGGCCGAGCGGCCCGGTGTGGGCGTGCTGGTGCTGACCAGCTACGACGACGACGCCTACGTGTTCGCCCTGCTGGAGGCGGGTGCGGCGGGCTACCTGCTCAAGAATGCCAGCGAGGACGACCTGCTGGGGGCCGTGCGCGCCGTCGCCGCCGGGGAAAGCGCCCTGCACCCCTCGGTCGCCCGTAAGGTGCTCGAACGCTTCAGCACCCACCAGACGCCCACGCCCCCGGAAGACGCCCTCAGCCCCCGCGAGCTGGAGGTGCTGCGTGTGGCCGCCACCGGCCGCACCAACAAGGAGATCGCCCGCGACCTCGACATCAGCCCCCGCACCGTGCAGGTCCACCTCGCCAACATCTTTTCCAAGCTGGGGGTGGGCAGCCGCACGGAGGCGGTGCTGTACGGGATCAAGCGGGGGTGGATCGACCCGAAGAGTTTGTAG
- a CDS encoding GAF domain-containing protein, protein MTLAFPPDLSAAPTVRAFGLALAGFACRAVRAHGVQVWAVIGGSLVVVGEEGRGLGLSDGTLAARSLAGGQPLAEGMLSCLPFGGGVLEFVGADPEGVEALAGLAPLLALALEGVQAREVRRGRGRVAETVEQLVRRLGGSLDLPEVLTATAETAALALGFGRAFVGLFSEVGEGRARTGEVFTYGFDSAFTGGIGVGPVSFGRLVDRGEVIHYERARDLGTPLAAGLAELGPEVALIAPLRARGHPLGVLYVDSLTRGARASEDDTWLVLALAEQASLAIDNARLYATETRKREAAEALREAGVALAGSLHLPDTLSRLLERAVSLFGADAAAVYERQPDGRTLTIRSAVGLSSEYMLRVRAKVGAGVTGRAVERRETVAARDLTREHLGGGSRYTRQLLAAGRYPYRGVVGLPLGTRAGVFGALTLYWTEPLPLDLDDLAIAEVFAAQASLAIENARLYEEELRREREAAVLLNVGRLLGEDQSDRALAEAARLSTLALNAARGLIALTGEGGEVTRCATFNLHPPGAAELASLLAQVGRGPRPLTRRHALPVAGSALIVPLHGDPGAGGRPDHLLGFLYADDPGSAAPGDRVLALSRSVADQMALTLSRERLLSALARQEARYRQLAEGAHDLILSSGPGGEITYANPAATRLLEPLTGPLLGANLLRLPTPASRPALQAAWEAVNTHPAGGRAEIEVGPYRLEVRLSAVRQAGAPHSVLTVARDLSELQTLAAEIQRRGQALEAATSRTLELRSYLTLFTQAQEEERRRISRELHDDTAQVLVATSRRVGRLARDLAGPQRERADDILGDLQQAIESVRRFARNLRPSVLDDLGLLPALEWLAGQARTDTRLEVSGAERRLAPALELTVFRLAQEALTNVDKHARASSAAIRVAFDVGEVRVAITDDGQGFTAEQAQARAQAGHLGLLGLRERVTLAGGDLAVDSDPGRGTRLTFTLPG, encoded by the coding sequence ATGACCCTCGCCTTCCCCCCCGACCTCAGCGCCGCGCCCACCGTGCGGGCCTTTGGGCTGGCGCTGGCCGGGTTCGCGTGCCGGGCGGTGCGGGCACACGGGGTGCAGGTATGGGCGGTGATAGGCGGGTCGCTGGTGGTCGTGGGCGAGGAGGGCCGGGGGCTGGGGCTGAGTGACGGGACGCTGGCGGCGCGCTCGCTCGCCGGGGGGCAGCCGCTGGCCGAGGGGATGCTGAGCTGCCTCCCCTTTGGCGGGGGCGTGCTGGAATTCGTGGGAGCGGACCCGGAGGGGGTGGAGGCGCTCGCGGGCCTCGCGCCGCTGCTGGCGCTGGCGCTGGAGGGGGTGCAGGCGCGCGAGGTGCGCCGGGGCCGGGGCCGGGTGGCCGAGACGGTCGAGCAACTGGTGCGGCGGCTGGGCGGCAGCCTGGACCTGCCGGAGGTGCTGACGGCGACGGCGGAGACGGCGGCCCTGGCGCTGGGCTTCGGGCGGGCCTTTGTAGGGCTGTTCAGCGAGGTGGGCGAGGGGCGGGCGCGCACCGGGGAGGTGTTCACCTACGGCTTCGACTCGGCCTTTACGGGGGGCATCGGGGTGGGGCCGGTGTCGTTCGGGCGGCTGGTGGACCGCGGCGAGGTGATTCACTACGAGCGGGCGCGCGACCTGGGCACCCCGCTGGCGGCGGGCCTGGCCGAACTTGGTCCGGAAGTGGCCCTGATTGCGCCGCTGCGGGCGCGGGGCCATCCCCTGGGCGTGCTGTACGTGGACAGCCTCACGCGCGGCGCGCGGGCGAGCGAGGACGACACCTGGCTGGTGCTGGCGCTGGCCGAGCAGGCCAGCCTCGCCATCGACAACGCGCGGCTGTACGCCACCGAGACCCGCAAGCGCGAGGCCGCCGAGGCGCTGCGCGAGGCGGGGGTGGCGCTGGCGGGCAGCCTGCACCTCCCCGACACGCTCTCGCGGCTGCTGGAGCGGGCCGTGTCCCTGTTCGGGGCCGACGCGGCGGCGGTGTACGAGCGGCAGCCCGACGGCCGCACCCTCACCATCCGCAGCGCCGTGGGCCTCTCCAGCGAGTACATGCTGCGGGTGCGCGCCAAGGTGGGGGCGGGCGTGACCGGGCGCGCGGTGGAACGGCGCGAGACGGTCGCCGCGCGCGACCTCACCCGCGAGCATCTGGGCGGGGGCAGCCGCTACACCCGGCAACTGCTGGCGGCGGGCCGCTATCCCTACCGGGGGGTGGTGGGCCTGCCGCTGGGCACCCGCGCCGGGGTGTTCGGGGCGCTGACGCTGTACTGGACTGAGCCACTGCCCCTGGACCTGGACGACCTCGCGATCGCCGAGGTCTTTGCCGCCCAGGCCAGCCTCGCCATCGAGAACGCCCGGCTGTACGAGGAGGAGCTGCGCCGCGAGCGCGAGGCCGCCGTGCTGCTGAACGTCGGGCGGCTGCTGGGCGAGGACCAGAGCGACCGGGCGCTGGCGGAGGCCGCGCGGCTTTCCACCCTGGCCCTGAACGCGGCGCGCGGCCTGATCGCCCTGACCGGCGAGGGGGGCGAGGTGACGCGCTGCGCGACCTTCAACCTCCACCCGCCGGGAGCGGCCGAACTCGCCTCGCTGCTCGCGCAGGTGGGGCGCGGCCCCCGGCCCCTGACGCGCCGCCACGCCCTCCCGGTCGCGGGCAGTGCCCTGATCGTGCCGCTGCACGGCGACCCCGGTGCGGGAGGCCGCCCGGATCACCTGCTGGGCTTTCTGTACGCCGACGACCCCGGCAGTGCCGCGCCGGGCGACCGCGTGCTGGCCCTGTCGCGCAGCGTGGCCGACCAGATGGCCCTGACCCTGTCGCGCGAGCGGCTGCTCTCGGCCCTGGCGCGGCAGGAGGCCCGCTACCGCCAGCTCGCGGAGGGTGCCCACGACCTGATCCTGAGTTCCGGCCCCGGCGGCGAGATCACCTACGCCAACCCCGCCGCGACCCGCCTGCTGGAGCCGCTGACCGGGCCGCTGCTGGGCGCGAACCTGCTGCGGCTGCCCACGCCCGCCTCCCGGCCCGCGCTGCAAGCGGCCTGGGAGGCCGTGAACACCCACCCTGCGGGGGGCCGCGCCGAGATCGAGGTGGGACCCTACCGCCTGGAGGTGCGCCTCAGCGCTGTGCGGCAGGCCGGGGCACCCCACAGCGTGCTGACGGTGGCCCGCGACCTCTCCGAACTCCAGACGCTGGCCGCCGAGATTCAGCGCCGGGGGCAGGCGCTGGAGGCCGCCACCAGCCGCACGCTGGAGCTGCGCTCCTACCTCACCCTCTTTACCCAGGCGCAGGAGGAGGAGCGCCGCCGCATCAGCCGCGAACTCCACGACGACACCGCGCAGGTGCTGGTCGCCACCTCCCGCCGCGTGGGCCGCCTGGCGCGTGACCTCGCGGGGCCGCAGCGGGAGCGCGCCGACGACATCCTGGGCGACCTGCAACAGGCCATCGAGAGTGTGCGCCGCTTTGCCCGCAACCTGCGTCCCAGCGTGCTCGACGACCTCGGCCTGCTGCCCGCGCTGGAGTGGCTGGCCGGGCAGGCCCGCACCGACACCCGCCTGGAGGTCAGCGGGGCCGAGCGCCGCCTCGCACCGGCCCTGGAACTCACGGTCTTCCGCCTGGCCCAGGAGGCCCTGACCAACGTGGACAAGCACGCCCGCGCCAGCAGCGCCGCCATCCGCGTCGCCTTCGACGTGGGGGAGGTGCGCGTCGCCATCACCGACGACGGCCAGGGCTTCACCGCCGAGCAGGCGCAGGCCCGCGCCCAGGCCGGCCACCTGGGCCTGCTCGGCCTGCGCGAGCGCGTGACCCTGGCCGGGGGCGACCTGGCCGTGGACAGCGACCCTGGCCGGGGCACGCGGCTCACGTTCACCCTGCCGGGCTGA
- a CDS encoding YkoP family protein, with protein MRGGPGSAAVQGNAQGNASRYSRAMCALPAPARSLWLALTRAGAYGALHGSHPGDPYLGLTVPVQAAAELREALTTLAQAEVRATLLLPPALAARMPQDVWAATRAGHEIAGWGEPRDLPLLEVTAGHPVTAWALEEADLGRPHLAWLARRGVHPLPLPSPSPEPGLTLRVPPGDLAPTLARLKKLGYRLVPVRDLPGLRPATPRDLLLHLYRRLVDDRFERAHGVVPLTERADAVMRVAAQPVPPELPFPPGTPAAELHLHSPRLVGLTSRSALRAYRAYQRSLRDVAHALRERPELREAQAVFAVTLFHGPLEKNGFTLVPLPPLRARVYGLGFRLMRAVYGTTTGPSETEPKLAWMPREAFLARHG; from the coding sequence ATGAGAGGCGGGCCAGGGTCGGCCGCCGTGCAGGGCAACGCGCAGGGCAACGCGAGCCGCTACAGTCGGGCCATGTGCGCTCTGCCCGCTCCGGCCCGGTCCCTGTGGCTGGCCCTTACCCGCGCCGGGGCCTACGGTGCCCTGCACGGCAGCCACCCCGGCGACCCGTACCTGGGCCTCACGGTTCCGGTGCAGGCGGCGGCAGAACTCCGGGAGGCGCTGACCACACTCGCCCAGGCGGAGGTCCGGGCCACGCTGCTGCTGCCGCCCGCGCTCGCCGCCCGGATGCCGCAGGACGTGTGGGCCGCCACCCGCGCCGGGCACGAAATTGCCGGCTGGGGTGAGCCGCGCGACCTCCCCCTGCTGGAGGTGACGGCGGGCCATCCCGTGACGGCCTGGGCGCTGGAGGAGGCCGACCTCGGCCGCCCGCACCTGGCCTGGCTCGCGCGGCGCGGCGTCCATCCGCTGCCCCTCCCCTCCCCCAGCCCGGAACCGGGCCTGACGCTACGTGTGCCGCCCGGCGACCTCGCCCCCACGCTGGCGCGTCTGAAGAAGCTGGGCTACCGCCTGGTGCCGGTGCGCGACCTGCCGGGGCTGCGGCCCGCCACGCCCCGCGACCTGCTGCTGCACCTCTACCGCCGCCTGGTGGACGACCGCTTCGAGCGGGCACACGGCGTCGTGCCCCTTACCGAACGGGCGGACGCGGTGATGCGGGTGGCGGCGCAGCCCGTTCCCCCGGAGCTGCCCTTCCCACCCGGCACGCCCGCCGCCGAGCTGCACCTGCACAGCCCGCGCCTGGTGGGCCTGACCTCCCGCAGCGCCCTGAGGGCCTACCGCGCCTACCAGCGGTCCCTGCGCGACGTGGCGCACGCCCTGCGCGAACGGCCCGAGTTGCGGGAGGCGCAGGCAGTCTTCGCCGTGACCCTCTTTCACGGGCCGTTGGAGAAGAACGGCTTCACCCTGGTGCCCCTGCCGCCGCTGCGCGCCCGCGTGTACGGCCTGGGCTTTCGCTTGATGCGCGCGGTGTACGGCACGACCACCGGCCCCTCGGAGACGGAGCCGAAGTTGGCCTGGATGCCGCGGGAGGCTTTTCTGGCGCGGCATGGGTGA
- a CDS encoding glycosyltransferase family 4 protein, whose product MKPLRIGLFTDTFLPDQNGIVTSVGLLSDELRARGHHVDVVAPFFPEQQDTRPDVRRAPSVRYVFLPTYRLAWPTRRDFEQKYDLIHTHTPLTLGLAGARLARKWNVPHVATYHTHIEAYTHYVPGLTVLQRQTRVVTRLMGLYYRRADAVITPTAAMLDVTREMGVRHPVVIPTSVEPEVLRSAPPVESPWPAGTRRLLTVGRLAREKRFDLVLDTLANLPDAHLVVLGEGPEREHLLQHAERLGVAGRVSFLGVKPWTEIGAYYRLAELFLFASDTETQGLVLQEAQLMGVPVVAVGARGTLSGVAQGRSGYLVPPGDVAALTRRAQAVLGDGRLWRRLSEGARAFGTAWTPGGVAERVLDVYASVLGVPREIPFPEAASVQTASPRSTLAYDR is encoded by the coding sequence ATGAAGCCCCTGCGCATCGGGCTGTTCACGGACACGTTCCTGCCCGACCAGAACGGCATCGTGACCAGCGTGGGCCTGCTCAGCGACGAGCTGCGCGCGCGCGGGCATCACGTGGATGTGGTGGCCCCCTTCTTTCCGGAGCAGCAGGACACCCGCCCGGACGTGCGCCGCGCGCCCAGCGTGCGCTACGTGTTCCTGCCGACCTACCGCCTGGCGTGGCCCACCCGCCGGGACTTCGAGCAGAAGTACGACCTGATCCACACCCACACGCCCCTCACGCTGGGGCTGGCGGGGGCGCGGCTGGCCCGCAAGTGGAACGTGCCGCACGTCGCCACCTACCACACCCATATCGAGGCCTACACCCACTACGTGCCGGGCCTGACCGTGCTGCAACGGCAGACGCGGGTGGTGACCCGCCTGATGGGCCTGTACTACCGCCGCGCCGACGCCGTGATCACCCCCACCGCCGCGATGCTGGACGTGACCCGCGAGATGGGCGTCCGCCACCCGGTCGTGATTCCCACCAGCGTCGAGCCGGAGGTGCTGCGTTCGGCCCCACCCGTAGAAAGTCCCTGGCCCGCCGGAACCCGCCGCCTGCTGACGGTCGGACGGCTGGCCCGCGAGAAACGCTTCGACCTCGTGCTGGACACGCTGGCGAACCTGCCGGACGCGCACCTGGTCGTTCTGGGCGAGGGGCCGGAGCGTGAGCATCTGCTGCAGCACGCCGAACGCCTGGGGGTCGCGGGGCGGGTGAGCTTCCTGGGTGTGAAGCCCTGGACCGAGATAGGCGCGTACTACCGCCTGGCCGAACTGTTCCTGTTTGCCAGCGATACCGAGACGCAGGGCCTGGTTCTCCAGGAGGCGCAACTGATGGGCGTGCCGGTCGTGGCGGTGGGGGCGCGGGGCACGCTCAGCGGGGTGGCGCAGGGCCGCAGCGGCTACCTCGTGCCGCCGGGCGACGTGGCGGCCCTGACACGCCGCGCGCAGGCCGTCCTGGGTGACGGGCGGCTGTGGCGGCGGCTGTCGGAGGGGGCACGCGCTTTCGGCACCGCCTGGACGCCCGGCGGGGTGGCCGAGCGGGTGCTGGACGTGTACGCCAGCGTGCTGGGCGTGCCGCGCGAGATTCCCTTTCCCGAGGCGGCCAGCGTCCAGACGGCTAGTCCCCGAAGTACCCTCGCCTATGACCGCTGA
- a CDS encoding glycosyltransferase, which translates to MPDFTVVIPARNEAQYLPLTLRALERQTQRPAAVIVVDNASHDGTAGVARAWGAQVVSCEVRGIARARQAGLDAAHTPWVASTDADSLPAPEWLARLAGAADAAPGRVALYGPMRFCGVSRPVRAGSELGYGTFLRACELAGRPNLAGANMAFSRAAAELVGGYPDVEAYEDVLLGRALGQLGEVAYVPGALVETSARRLEGGWLPFLWRHALNLSGHRRGYFGD; encoded by the coding sequence GTGCCGGACTTCACGGTCGTGATTCCCGCGCGCAACGAGGCGCAGTACCTGCCCCTGACGTTGCGCGCCCTCGAACGCCAGACGCAGCGCCCCGCCGCCGTCATCGTGGTGGACAACGCCAGCCATGACGGGACGGCCGGGGTGGCGCGGGCGTGGGGCGCGCAGGTGGTGTCCTGCGAGGTGCGCGGCATTGCCCGCGCGCGGCAGGCCGGGCTGGACGCCGCCCACACCCCCTGGGTCGCCTCGACCGACGCCGACTCGCTGCCTGCCCCCGAGTGGCTGGCCCGGCTGGCGGGCGCAGCGGACGCGGCACCGGGCCGGGTGGCCCTCTACGGCCCGATGCGCTTCTGCGGCGTGTCGCGGCCGGTGAGGGCCGGCTCCGAACTGGGCTACGGCACCTTCCTGCGGGCCTGCGAACTGGCGGGCCGGCCCAACCTCGCGGGGGCCAACATGGCCTTTTCGCGCGCGGCGGCAGAGTTGGTCGGCGGTTATCCCGATGTGGAAGCCTACGAGGACGTGCTGCTGGGGCGGGCGCTGGGGCAACTGGGCGAGGTGGCGTATGTGCCGGGCGCGCTGGTCGAGACGAGCGCGCGCCGGCTGGAGGGGGGCTGGCTGCCGTTCCTGTGGCGGCACGCGCTGAACCTCAGCGGTCATAGGCGAGGGTACTTCGGGGACTAG
- a CDS encoding MFS transporter, with protein sequence MTRRLPPLPLRRDALGSVAATALTLACAEFVRSGLYAAYLPQAAPRDLGLPLTAVGAAWTAHFAADTVMRGPAGALIARFGLRPVMFGGALLSLGALALLPLVHSVWLLVLIAALHGIGFSTMWPGTMNLTAEAARPGYQGRALTFVSLTVMPLVGAGFLLFGAVAGRADRWPYLLALGVQGLGLLTALAVPLRAPRAAVQEEAPPPAGQGVRASVRALVPLLPAAFMQTLTLTLLGPLLFTIAPQLGVNYWGMVAVLAVGGAVAYGSLPLTGRVADGGHARLAVMLGFALLGLALAGFAATPPAWVLYPLAVVAGVGYAFIMPGWAALVTGTLPEAQRPAAWGVLMTVENAGTALGPLVGTFAFQRLGATGPFLTGAVLALTTAAGYVLFRRAFPERRDAQPT encoded by the coding sequence ATGACCCGCCGCCTCCCCCCCCTGCCGCTGCGCCGGGATGCGCTCGGCAGTGTCGCGGCCACCGCACTGACCCTGGCCTGCGCGGAGTTTGTCCGCAGTGGCCTCTACGCCGCCTACCTGCCGCAGGCCGCGCCCCGTGACCTGGGGCTGCCCCTGACCGCGGTGGGGGCTGCCTGGACCGCCCACTTCGCCGCCGACACGGTGATGCGCGGCCCGGCCGGGGCCTTGATCGCCCGCTTCGGCCTGCGGCCCGTGATGTTCGGGGGGGCGCTGCTGAGTCTGGGCGCGCTGGCGCTGCTGCCGCTGGTCCACAGCGTCTGGCTGCTGGTGCTGATCGCGGCGCTGCACGGCATCGGCTTTTCCACCATGTGGCCCGGCACCATGAACCTGACCGCCGAGGCCGCCCGCCCCGGCTACCAGGGCCGCGCCCTGACCTTTGTCAGCCTCACGGTGATGCCGCTGGTGGGGGCCGGATTCCTGCTGTTCGGGGCGGTGGCGGGGCGGGCGGACCGCTGGCCCTACCTGCTGGCGCTGGGGGTGCAGGGGCTGGGCCTGCTCACCGCGCTGGCGGTGCCGCTGCGTGCCCCCAGGGCCGCGGTCCAGGAAGAGGCTCCGCCGCCCGCGGGCCAGGGCGTGCGCGCCTCGGTCCGTGCCCTGGTGCCGCTGCTGCCCGCCGCCTTCATGCAGACGCTGACCCTGACGCTGCTGGGGCCGCTGCTCTTCACGATTGCGCCGCAACTCGGCGTGAACTACTGGGGCATGGTCGCGGTGCTGGCGGTGGGCGGCGCGGTGGCCTACGGCAGCCTGCCGCTGACCGGACGGGTGGCCGACGGCGGCCACGCCCGGCTCGCGGTGATGCTGGGCTTCGCGCTGCTGGGGCTGGCGCTGGCCGGATTCGCCGCCACGCCGCCCGCCTGGGTGCTGTACCCGCTGGCGGTGGTGGCCGGGGTGGGCTACGCCTTCATCATGCCGGGCTGGGCGGCCCTGGTGACGGGCACCCTGCCCGAGGCCCAGCGCCCCGCCGCCTGGGGCGTCCTGATGACCGTGGAGAACGCCGGAACCGCCCTCGGCCCCCTGGTGGGCACCTTCGCCTTTCAGCGCCTGGGCGCGACCGGTCCCTTTCTGACCGGGGCGGTGCTGGCCCTCACCACCGCCGCCGGGTACGTCCTGTTCCGCCGCGCCTTTCCGGAGCGCCGGGACGCGCAGCCCACCTGA
- a CDS encoding polysaccharide deacetylase family protein has product MRRGWLVPLGRALLAVLLADVLGRAAGWGALGAGGREFPRVALTFDDGPSEQTPALLAVLARHRAPATFFVTAPAAARWPEHLRALQAAGHGVEAHGRWHTHALLLPPWREWAQVRWHPRAGEPRPHLYRPPYGGHSPLTRLLARLARRQLALWDVEGRDWTPQPAADLAAQTLARTRPGSVILLHDGPAVTPELLDALLNGLRERGLTPVLLADLPPRRIGWWEGLGRLGASYGG; this is encoded by the coding sequence ATGCGGCGCGGCTGGCTGGTTCCTCTGGGGCGGGCGCTTCTCGCTGTCCTGCTGGCCGATGTGCTGGGGCGTGCCGCTGGTTGGGGTGCCCTCGGCGCGGGGGGCCGTGAGTTCCCACGGGTGGCCCTCACCTTCGACGACGGTCCCAGCGAGCAGACGCCCGCCCTGCTGGCCGTCCTCGCGCGGCACCGGGCACCCGCCACCTTTTTCGTGACGGCACCCGCCGCCGCACGCTGGCCGGAGCACCTCCGGGCCTTGCAGGCGGCGGGGCATGGGGTGGAGGCGCATGGCCGCTGGCATACCCACGCCCTCCTGCTTCCGCCCTGGCGCGAGTGGGCGCAGGTGCGCTGGCATCCCCGCGCGGGCGAACCCCGCCCCCACCTGTACCGCCCGCCCTACGGGGGGCACAGTCCCCTCACGCGGCTGCTGGCCCGGCTGGCCCGCCGCCAGCTTGCCCTCTGGGATGTGGAGGGCCGCGACTGGACCCCGCAGCCCGCCGCCGACCTCGCCGCGCAGACCCTGGCCCGCACCCGCCCCGGCAGCGTCATCCTGCTGCACGACGGTCCCGCCGTCACGCCGGAGCTGCTGGACGCGCTGCTGAATGGTTTACGGGAACGCGGCCTGACCCCGGTCCTGCTGGCCGACCTTCCCCCGCGCCGCATCGGGTGGTGGGAGGGGCTGGGGCGGCTGGGGGCGAGTTACGGGGGGTGA
- a CDS encoding lipid-A-disaccharide synthase-related protein, producing MTASPPPGPPPRPVLLLSNGTAEDLIGARLLGHLLGQRGGEAHVLPLVGAGQAYANLPFVTRVGAALDLPSGGFPFGSLENLRSDLRAGLVGASLGQWREAVRAARGAGAVVVVGDAYALMVGSLAARLAGAPLIHVQPLLSAHYLEGLGLGGALRELNALGANLPMPYELRLARRAQAVFARDAATARYYAARGVRARWAGSFAMDVLPPPERDLSPLVGERPVLALLPGSREDHRESLPLMLRAAAHLPEVAALVAWPHGWEAATLPEGWTLNVREENTAFAQGGSTRVALLRGAFGAVARAADVAVGTAGTANEQLAGLGVPVVAFPTRGPQFTPGFARRQGRLLAGALSVVPPEPEAVAAEVRALLTNGARRARAARAGLTRVGPGGALAVIAEEIRRLAQG from the coding sequence GTGACCGCCTCCCCACCCCCCGGCCCCCCGCCCCGGCCCGTCCTGCTCCTGTCCAACGGCACCGCCGAGGACCTGATCGGGGCGCGGCTGCTGGGGCACCTGCTCGGGCAGAGGGGCGGCGAGGCGCACGTGCTGCCCCTGGTGGGGGCGGGCCAGGCCTACGCGAACCTGCCCTTTGTTACGCGGGTGGGCGCGGCGCTGGACCTGCCCAGCGGCGGCTTTCCTTTCGGCAGCCTGGAGAACCTGCGCTCCGACCTGCGGGCGGGGCTGGTGGGGGCCTCGCTGGGGCAGTGGCGGGAGGCCGTGCGGGCCGCGCGGGGGGCCGGCGCGGTGGTCGTGGTGGGCGACGCCTACGCGCTGATGGTGGGCAGCCTGGCGGCGCGTCTGGCAGGTGCCCCGCTGATACACGTGCAGCCGCTGCTCAGCGCGCATTACCTGGAGGGGCTGGGCCTGGGCGGGGCGCTGCGCGAGCTGAACGCCCTGGGCGCGAATCTGCCGATGCCCTACGAACTGCGGCTGGCCCGCCGGGCACAGGCGGTCTTCGCGCGCGACGCGGCGACCGCCCGGTATTACGCGGCCAGGGGCGTGCGGGCACGCTGGGCAGGCAGTTTTGCGATGGACGTGCTGCCCCCGCCGGAACGCGACCTCTCCCCCCTCGTGGGTGAGCGGCCCGTGCTGGCCCTGCTGCCCGGCTCGCGGGAGGACCACCGGGAGAGCCTGCCGCTGATGCTGCGCGCGGCGGCCCATCTGCCGGAGGTGGCCGCGCTCGTCGCCTGGCCGCACGGCTGGGAGGCCGCGACCCTGCCGGAAGGCTGGACGCTGAACGTGCGGGAGGAAAACACGGCGTTCGCGCAGGGTGGGAGCACGCGCGTCGCCCTGCTGCGCGGCGCGTTCGGGGCAGTGGCGCGGGCGGCGGATGTGGCGGTGGGCACCGCGGGCACTGCGAACGAGCAACTCGCGGGCCTGGGCGTGCCGGTCGTCGCCTTCCCCACGCGCGGCCCCCAGTTCACCCCCGGCTTCGCCCGCCGTCAGGGGCGACTGCTGGCAGGGGCGCTGAGCGTGGTTCCGCCCGAGCCGGAAGCGGTCGCGGCGGAGGTCCGGGCGCTCCTGACGAACGGGGCGCGGCGGGCGCGGGCAGCGCGGGCCGGCCTGACGCGGGTGGGGCCGGGGGGAGCGCTGGCGGTGATTGCAGAGGAGATCAGGCGGCTGGCCCAGGGCTGA
- a CDS encoding alpha/beta fold hydrolase, translating into MKTRRTFPRLLATAALLLAGAALAQTVLSSGTASAPLSPAVGGERRSLEVPGFGRVAYYADPRGTGRPLILTHSVNAAASAYEVKPLWDAYAGQRPLYALEWPGFGSSDRPDVRYTPELMVKALRALVAELGTDVDVVALSLGSEFVARAALDEARIRSLALISPSGLGEPRGGSQEASDGNRGERLHGTLSTVGTPLYALLRTRPSIHYFLSKLFRGPVNQGLIEYSLETSQQPGAKYAPLYFISGLLFTPDAFRELYSKLRVPTVVLYDQDGFVSFERLPIFVQQPGVSAVRIPGTDGLPHFEKPAEVRAALDHFWATNR; encoded by the coding sequence ATGAAGACCAGAAGGACCTTTCCCCGCCTGCTGGCGACCGCCGCCCTGCTCCTGGCCGGGGCGGCGCTGGCGCAGACTGTTCTGTCCTCTGGGACGGCGTCCGCGCCGCTTTCGCCCGCAGTGGGCGGCGAGCGGCGCAGTCTGGAGGTGCCCGGCTTCGGGCGGGTGGCCTATTACGCCGACCCGCGCGGCACAGGCCGCCCCCTGATTCTCACCCACTCGGTCAACGCCGCCGCGAGTGCCTACGAGGTGAAACCGCTGTGGGACGCCTACGCGGGCCAGCGGCCCCTCTACGCGCTGGAGTGGCCTGGCTTCGGCAGCAGCGACCGCCCGGACGTGCGCTACACCCCGGAGCTGATGGTGAAAGCCCTGCGCGCCCTGGTGGCCGAACTGGGCACTGACGTGGACGTGGTCGCCCTCAGCCTCGGCAGCGAGTTCGTGGCGCGGGCGGCGCTGGACGAGGCGCGGATTCGCAGCCTGGCCCTGATCAGTCCCAGCGGCCTGGGCGAGCCGCGGGGCGGCAGCCAGGAGGCGAGCGACGGGAACCGGGGCGAGCGGCTCCACGGCACGCTCAGCACCGTGGGGACACCGCTGTATGCGCTGCTCAGGACCCGGCCCAGCATCCACTATTTCCTGAGCAAGCTCTTTCGCGGGCCGGTGAACCAGGGCCTGATCGAGTACAGCCTGGAAACCAGCCAGCAGCCCGGCGCGAAATATGCCCCCCTGTATTTCATCAGCGGCCTGCTGTTCACCCCCGACGCATTCCGCGAGCTGTACAGCAAACTCAGGGTCCCCACTGTCGTCCTGTACGACCAAGACGGCTTCGTGTCCTTTGAGCGGCTGCCGATATTCGTGCAGCAGCCCGGTGTCAGTGCGGTCCGCATTCCCGGCACCGACGGCCTGCCCCACTTCGAGAAGCCGGCAGAGGTCCGCGCCGCCCTTGACCACTTCTGGGCAACGAACCGCTGA